The following proteins are encoded in a genomic region of Coffea eugenioides isolate CCC68of chromosome 6, Ceug_1.0, whole genome shotgun sequence:
- the LOC113776156 gene encoding protein RDM1-like, whose amino-acid sequence MERPRSSPKQVNILSDDSSSDDDAGPESKRLRTAAEIPQRALQIVPEDVMLGTAETYQEYMRQIPIPLLRGSVVPFTSWTGSGTSLKQLYGQPLHYLTKVHLRQLDILRIGAEDEDRPLDTIIPPPKAEASIWLIEEVHRLSSSHHHLAKLWLNDPLHHIFIDPIFIELQKPSR is encoded by the coding sequence ATGGAGAGGCCAAGATCCTCTCCTAAGCAGGTCAACATATTATCTGATGATTCATCTTCTGATGACGATGCTGGACCAGAAAGTAAACGGCTACGAACTGCTGCAGAGATCCCTCAACGAGCTTTACAGATAGTACCTGAAGATGTGATGCTAGGAACGGCGGAAACGTACCAAGAATACATGAGACAGATTCCTATCCCCTTGTTACGTGGCTCTGTTGTTCCATTTACTTCTTGGACTGGATCGGGCACATCCCTTAAGCAACTGTATGGGCAACCCCTGCATTACCTCACCAAAGTGCATCTGAGACAATTGGACATATTGAGAATTGGAGCAGAAGATGAAGACAGGCCACTGGATACCATAATCCCGCCTCCTAAAGCCGAAGCCAGCATCTGGCTTATTGAAGAAGTTCACCGGCTGTCCTCTTCACATCATCATCTGGCTAAACTTTGGCTTAATGATCCTTTGCATCATATTTTTATTGATCCCATTTTTATAGAACTGCAGAAGCCATCTCGTTGA